The following coding sequences are from one Mycolicibacterium aichiense window:
- a CDS encoding zinc-binding dehydrogenase, which translates to MVENLPDKALELRSLVTSDGTLQLSLEEVDVPTPGENQVLVRVEASPINPSDLGLLIATADMSTATVTGTPERPVVTASVPERSLAGLAARLDKSLPVGNEGAGTVVAAGSSEAAQALIGKTVGVAGGAMYSQYRVVDAPMCLVLPDGATARDGASSFVNPLTALGMTETMRREGHSALVHTAAASNLGQMLVKICAKDGIPLVNIVRKPEQQQLLTSLGAEYVLNSTSPSFTTDLVEALKATSATLAFDATGGGTLASDILNAMEVAASAKAGEYSRYGSDVHKQVYIYGALDTSPTVLTRNFGMSWGIGGWLLTPFLATAGAETIGRLRARVAAELTTTFASNYTREVSLAGMLKPDAFTEYVKRATGEKFLVNPHA; encoded by the coding sequence ATGGTCGAAAATCTGCCCGACAAAGCTCTCGAGCTGCGTTCGCTGGTGACATCCGACGGCACACTCCAACTCTCGCTGGAGGAGGTCGACGTCCCCACGCCCGGTGAGAACCAAGTGCTGGTGCGGGTCGAGGCATCGCCGATCAACCCGTCAGACTTGGGCCTGCTGATCGCGACCGCGGACATGAGCACGGCGACCGTGACCGGCACGCCGGAACGTCCCGTCGTCACCGCTTCCGTACCGGAGCGCTCCCTTGCCGGCCTCGCCGCGCGACTCGACAAGTCCCTGCCGGTGGGCAATGAGGGGGCGGGCACCGTGGTGGCCGCCGGGTCATCCGAAGCGGCCCAAGCCCTCATCGGCAAAACCGTCGGCGTCGCGGGCGGCGCGATGTACTCCCAGTATCGAGTGGTGGACGCACCGATGTGTCTGGTCCTGCCCGACGGCGCCACGGCGCGTGACGGGGCGTCGTCGTTCGTCAACCCGCTGACGGCGCTCGGAATGACGGAAACTATGCGGCGCGAAGGACATTCGGCGCTTGTGCACACCGCCGCCGCATCGAACTTGGGACAGATGCTGGTCAAGATATGCGCCAAGGACGGCATACCGCTGGTCAATATCGTCCGCAAGCCCGAGCAGCAGCAACTGCTCACCTCGCTCGGCGCCGAGTACGTGCTCAACTCGACGTCGCCGTCGTTCACCACCGATCTGGTGGAGGCACTGAAGGCAACGTCGGCGACCCTGGCGTTCGATGCCACCGGCGGCGGGACGCTCGCGAGCGACATCCTGAACGCGATGGAGGTGGCGGCCAGCGCGAAAGCGGGCGAGTACTCGCGCTACGGATCGGACGTCCACAAGCAGGTCTATATCTATGGTGCACTCGACACCAGCCCGACGGTGCTGACGCGGAACTTCGGGATGTCGTGGGGGATCGGTGGCTGGCTGCTGACCCCATTCCTCGCCACGGCCGGCGCCGAGACGATCGGCCGGTTGCGCGCTCGCGTGGCCGCGGAGCTCACCACAACGTTCGCCAGCAACTACACCCGTGAGGTGTCACTCGCCGGCATGCTCAAGCCCGACGCCTTCACCGAATACGTCAAGCGGGCAACAGGGGAGAAGTTCCTGGTCAACCCCCACGCCTGA
- a CDS encoding CsbD family protein gives MGDSGPEEAVKGIVEDVKGKAKEVIGIVTDKDDLREEGRAQQDKAEAARDVAKKEAEAEAARTAEQAAEARQKAAE, from the coding sequence ATGGGCGACAGCGGACCCGAAGAAGCCGTCAAAGGCATCGTCGAAGACGTCAAGGGCAAGGCCAAGGAAGTCATCGGCATCGTCACCGACAAGGACGACCTGCGCGAAGAAGGCCGCGCTCAGCAGGACAAGGCTGAGGCTGCCCGCGATGTAGCCAAGAAAGAGGCCGAGGCCGAAGCTGCTCGTACCGCCGAGCAAGCCGCCGAGGCGCGCCAGAAGGCCGCCGAGTAA
- a CDS encoding GAF domain-containing protein, with product MSDAESHKTDTTAGLKPLAGQLEKIAELLGVKSVLVMRSEPDSMVVAATAGEATKHYTVGAAGKKALDDAARVPLYCEKVVDADSALFVRDSREDATFAGNEDETEFGLYNYLGLPVHDASGTVVGTVCVLDDSAREYTDSEREQLSAFRGDVEAVLRDDGTALG from the coding sequence ATGTCTGATGCCGAATCCCACAAGACGGACACCACCGCGGGACTCAAACCGCTGGCCGGCCAACTGGAGAAGATCGCCGAGCTACTTGGGGTGAAGTCGGTTCTGGTGATGCGCTCCGAACCCGATTCGATGGTGGTCGCTGCCACTGCCGGTGAGGCCACCAAGCACTACACGGTGGGGGCGGCCGGCAAGAAGGCCCTCGACGACGCTGCCCGGGTGCCGCTCTACTGCGAGAAGGTGGTCGACGCTGACAGCGCGCTGTTCGTGCGGGATTCGCGCGAGGACGCGACGTTCGCCGGCAATGAGGACGAGACGGAGTTCGGCCTATACAACTACCTGGGCCTACCGGTGCACGACGCCTCGGGAACCGTGGTGGGCACGGTCTGCGTGCTGGACGACTCCGCGCGCGAGTACACCGACTCCGAGCGTGAGCAGCTCTCGGCGTTCCGCGGTGATGTCGAAGCGGTACTGCGCGACGACGGCACCGCCCTGGGCTGA
- a CDS encoding threonine aldolase family protein, with translation MVTVPIPSSAFASDNAAPAHPRALEAIQAANDGAAMSYGDDPITQRAADRIRDAFDSPGADVLFAFTGTGANIIALTAAVRPWHEILCSDVAHSLLDEAGGPVRVSGASLVALPSQDGLIDSALLDRRITRRGEVHHSQPRIVTITQSTENGRVWQPEAIAAFVDHAHELDLLVHVDGSRVANAIAALGVSPLQAVGDADIVTVGGTKNGMLFGDAILVRRPEHFTGIEFVQKQIGHLASKHRYVAAQFDAMLTDGAWLETAAHANAMARKLSSGLIELGLHLASATDANEVFVDLPAHALAAVRQHFAVHVPDPHKPATRFVCSWATTDADVDAALTALAQAKTV, from the coding sequence ATGGTTACTGTGCCGATCCCCTCCAGCGCTTTCGCCTCCGACAACGCAGCACCCGCGCACCCTCGTGCTCTCGAGGCGATCCAGGCCGCCAATGACGGCGCTGCCATGTCCTACGGCGATGACCCCATCACTCAACGCGCGGCCGACCGCATCCGGGACGCCTTCGACTCCCCCGGCGCCGACGTCCTGTTCGCCTTCACCGGCACCGGTGCGAACATCATTGCGCTCACCGCCGCCGTCCGGCCCTGGCACGAAATCCTCTGCAGCGACGTCGCCCACAGCCTGCTCGACGAGGCCGGCGGCCCGGTGCGGGTTTCCGGCGCCAGTCTCGTCGCGCTGCCCAGCCAGGACGGCCTCATCGACTCGGCTCTGCTGGATCGACGTATCACCCGCCGCGGCGAGGTGCATCACTCCCAACCGCGCATCGTCACCATCACCCAGTCCACCGAGAACGGCCGCGTCTGGCAGCCCGAGGCGATCGCGGCATTCGTCGACCACGCGCACGAACTCGACCTGCTGGTCCATGTTGACGGCTCCCGCGTTGCCAACGCCATTGCCGCCCTTGGCGTCTCGCCTCTTCAGGCCGTTGGCGACGCCGACATCGTCACGGTGGGTGGCACCAAGAACGGAATGCTGTTCGGCGACGCGATCCTGGTGCGCCGTCCCGAACACTTCACCGGTATCGAGTTCGTCCAGAAACAGATCGGCCACCTGGCCAGCAAACACCGTTATGTCGCAGCACAATTCGATGCCATGTTGACCGACGGCGCCTGGCTCGAGACGGCTGCCCACGCCAACGCCATGGCGCGCAAGCTCAGCTCAGGCTTGATCGAACTCGGCCTGCACCTGGCCTCGGCCACCGATGCCAATGAAGTGTTCGTCGACCTGCCCGCACATGCGTTGGCTGCGGTGCGACAACACTTCGCCGTACACGTCCCCGACCCGCACAAGCCGGCCACCCGGTTCGTCTGTTCGTGGGCGACCACCGACGCCGACGTCGACGCCGCCCTGACTGCGCTCGCTCAGGCGAAAACGGTCTGA
- a CDS encoding carboxymuconolactone decarboxylase family protein: MADDLDAVLTQLVVQSPADLQRLVGLIRTTCGDTLSLTPLPAQTPVSAPESDAEKVVAEFAEQFSVDVSAISDRQREALTGALGAASFAAVIQMFFADFLPRVRNGLEVLGLPVGWVPEAPAWDPGIDAGDVLFNQLLPGVARLRSLDPVTTEVVRLRGAVAHNCRLCKSLRESKALDAGGSESMYDDIEHFESSELLTDAHKAALRYADALIWSPARISPAVASGVREHFSQEQARELTLDVMRNASNKIAVSLKADQARVDEGTERYLIDDDGQTVFA, encoded by the coding sequence ATGGCCGATGATCTTGACGCTGTCCTGACCCAGCTGGTGGTGCAATCACCGGCAGACCTGCAGCGTCTGGTGGGGCTGATTCGCACCACCTGTGGCGACACGCTTTCGTTGACTCCGCTGCCCGCGCAGACGCCGGTGAGCGCGCCCGAGTCGGACGCCGAGAAGGTGGTGGCCGAGTTCGCCGAGCAGTTCAGCGTCGACGTGTCGGCGATTTCCGATCGTCAGCGGGAGGCGCTGACCGGGGCGCTGGGTGCGGCGAGCTTCGCCGCGGTGATCCAGATGTTCTTCGCCGACTTCCTGCCGCGGGTGCGCAACGGGTTGGAGGTACTCGGCTTGCCGGTCGGCTGGGTGCCCGAGGCGCCGGCGTGGGATCCGGGCATCGACGCCGGTGACGTTCTGTTCAACCAGTTGCTGCCCGGGGTGGCGCGGCTGCGGTCGCTGGACCCGGTGACCACCGAGGTGGTGCGGCTGCGCGGAGCTGTCGCGCACAACTGCCGACTCTGTAAATCGCTGCGGGAAAGCAAGGCGCTGGACGCCGGTGGCAGCGAATCGATGTACGACGACATCGAGCACTTCGAATCCTCCGAGTTGTTGACCGATGCGCACAAGGCGGCGCTGCGTTACGCCGACGCGCTGATCTGGTCACCGGCGCGGATCAGTCCGGCGGTGGCTTCCGGTGTGCGCGAGCACTTCTCGCAGGAGCAGGCCCGCGAACTGACCCTGGACGTGATGCGCAATGCCAGCAACAAGATCGCGGTGTCGTTGAAGGCCGATCAGGCCCGCGTCGACGAGGGCACCGAGCGCTACCTCATCGACGACGACGGTCAGACCGTTTTCGCCTGA
- a CDS encoding metallopeptidase TldD-related protein, whose amino-acid sequence MIPAQQVVELALQAASQSGRADETIVIVTDRAEASLRWAGNSMTTNGVSTTRSTTVISIVRKGNTSHTGAVRSSDVNPAAIAVLVAAAEHAAHAAPDARDSAPLLTGSGTPDDWNESIPETGAGVFADVAESLSSGFGRTDRLYGYAHHVVETTFLATSTGLRRRFTQPTGTVEINAKRDGASAWAGISTPWFTEVPTDTLLDDLAMRLGWADRTVELPAGRYETLMPPSAVADMMIYLGWSMDGRGAEEGRTALSAPGGGTRVGEKLTHLPLTMYSDPFAPGLECAPFVAATSGSETISVFDNGLDIGRVDWIRDGAINALAYPRAAASEFGTSVAVPADNLLMTGGSAELADMVASTERGLLLTTLWYIRTVDPTTLLLTGLTRDGVYLIEDGEVTGAVNNFRFNESPLDLLRRATEAGVPEQTLPREWGDWATRAVMPTLRIPDFHMSSVSQAQ is encoded by the coding sequence ATGATCCCCGCCCAGCAGGTCGTCGAATTGGCGTTGCAGGCCGCCAGCCAATCAGGTCGAGCCGATGAAACGATCGTGATCGTCACCGATCGTGCCGAGGCCTCGCTGCGGTGGGCCGGGAACTCGATGACCACCAACGGTGTCTCGACAACAAGGTCGACCACCGTGATTTCGATTGTGCGCAAGGGCAATACGTCGCACACCGGTGCGGTCCGCAGCAGTGACGTAAACCCCGCTGCGATCGCGGTGCTGGTGGCCGCAGCCGAACACGCTGCCCACGCCGCTCCCGACGCCCGCGACAGTGCGCCGCTACTGACCGGCAGCGGTACCCCAGACGACTGGAACGAGTCGATTCCAGAGACCGGGGCCGGGGTGTTCGCCGATGTCGCCGAATCACTGTCGAGCGGGTTCGGGCGCACCGACCGGTTGTACGGCTACGCCCACCACGTCGTCGAGACGACGTTTCTGGCCACCTCGACCGGGCTCCGCCGCCGCTTCACCCAGCCCACCGGAACCGTCGAGATCAACGCCAAACGCGACGGTGCCAGCGCGTGGGCGGGCATCTCCACCCCGTGGTTCACCGAGGTGCCCACCGACACGCTGCTCGACGATCTTGCGATGCGCCTCGGCTGGGCCGACCGGACCGTCGAGCTGCCGGCCGGCCGCTATGAAACCTTGATGCCCCCGTCGGCGGTGGCCGACATGATGATCTACCTCGGCTGGTCGATGGACGGTCGCGGCGCCGAGGAGGGCCGGACCGCGTTGTCGGCCCCCGGCGGCGGAACCCGGGTCGGGGAGAAGCTCACCCACCTGCCGCTGACGATGTACTCCGATCCGTTCGCACCGGGACTGGAATGCGCGCCGTTCGTCGCGGCCACCAGCGGATCGGAGACGATCTCGGTGTTCGACAACGGGCTCGACATCGGGCGGGTCGACTGGATCCGCGACGGCGCCATCAACGCGCTGGCCTACCCCAGGGCCGCGGCCAGCGAGTTCGGGACGTCCGTCGCGGTACCGGCCGACAACCTGCTGATGACCGGTGGCAGCGCCGAGTTGGCCGACATGGTGGCATCCACTGAGCGCGGGCTGCTGCTGACCACGCTGTGGTACATCCGCACCGTCGATCCGACCACCCTGCTGCTGACCGGGCTGACCCGCGACGGGGTGTACCTCATCGAAGACGGCGAAGTCACCGGGGCGGTCAACAATTTCCGCTTCAACGAGAGCCCGCTGGATCTGTTGCGGCGGGCCACCGAGGCGGGCGTGCCCGAGCAGACGTTGCCCCGCGAATGGGGTGACTGGGCGACCCGGGCAGTGATGCCGACGCTGCGAATCCCCGACTTCCACATGTCGTCGGTGAGCCAAGCGCAATAA
- a CDS encoding TldD/PmbA family protein produces MSPRDVDADFLALPRHALADAALSAARAAGASYADLRIHAITSEVVQLRDGELQSAVTDREIGLAVRVIVDGTWGFASHAELAPEVAADTARRAVQVATTLALLNAERIELAAEPVYNDVTWVSNYGIDPFTVATADKIALLGEYSGRLLASDGVDHVSAMVMTVKEQTFYADTFGSSITQQRVRLQPALDAVAVDAAAGSFESMRTLAPPTARGWEAVAGDEVWDWSTELAELPGLLAEKTKAPTVVAGPTDLVIDPTNLWLTIHESIGHATEYDRAIGYEAAYAGTSFATPDKLNTMRYGSPVMTVTADRTVEYGLATIGYDDEGVAAQSWDLVRDGIFVGYQLDRVFAPRLGHARSNGCSYADSPHHVPIQRMANVSLQPGVEDLSTDDLISRVADGIYIVGDKSWSIDMQRYNFQFTGQRFYRIRDGRLDGQLRDVAYQATTTDFWNSMEAVGGRQTWRLGGAFNCGKAQPGQVAAVSHGCPSALFRGVNVLNTREEAGR; encoded by the coding sequence GTGAGTCCCCGTGACGTTGACGCCGACTTCCTGGCCCTTCCGCGCCATGCGCTCGCCGACGCTGCCCTGTCGGCGGCCCGTGCCGCCGGCGCCAGCTACGCCGATCTCCGGATCCACGCGATCACCAGCGAGGTGGTGCAGCTGCGCGACGGCGAGCTGCAGAGCGCGGTCACCGACCGCGAGATCGGGCTGGCAGTTCGGGTGATCGTCGACGGCACCTGGGGGTTCGCCTCGCACGCCGAGCTGGCTCCTGAGGTCGCCGCGGACACCGCGCGCCGCGCGGTGCAGGTCGCCACCACGCTGGCGCTGCTGAATGCCGAGCGCATCGAGTTGGCGGCCGAACCGGTCTACAACGACGTGACGTGGGTGTCGAACTACGGGATCGACCCGTTCACCGTTGCGACCGCCGACAAGATCGCTCTGCTGGGGGAGTACTCCGGTCGCTTGCTGGCCTCCGACGGGGTCGATCACGTCTCGGCGATGGTGATGACCGTCAAGGAGCAAACGTTCTACGCCGACACCTTCGGTTCGTCGATCACCCAGCAGCGGGTGCGGCTGCAGCCGGCGCTGGACGCGGTGGCCGTCGACGCGGCGGCAGGCAGCTTCGAGTCGATGCGCACGCTGGCTCCGCCGACCGCTCGCGGCTGGGAGGCGGTGGCCGGCGACGAGGTGTGGGACTGGAGTACCGAACTGGCCGAGCTGCCCGGTCTGCTCGCGGAGAAGACCAAGGCGCCGACGGTGGTCGCCGGGCCGACCGATCTGGTGATCGACCCCACCAATCTGTGGTTGACCATTCACGAATCCATCGGGCACGCCACCGAATACGACCGGGCGATCGGGTACGAAGCCGCCTACGCGGGTACGTCGTTCGCCACGCCGGACAAGCTGAACACGATGCGCTACGGCTCCCCGGTGATGACCGTGACCGCTGATCGCACCGTCGAATACGGTTTGGCCACCATCGGATACGACGACGAAGGAGTGGCCGCGCAGAGCTGGGATCTGGTGCGCGACGGTATCTTCGTCGGCTACCAACTCGACCGGGTGTTCGCGCCGCGGCTGGGCCACGCCCGGTCCAATGGCTGCAGCTATGCCGACTCCCCACACCACGTCCCGATCCAGCGGATGGCCAACGTCTCCCTGCAGCCCGGCGTCGAGGACCTGAGCACTGATGACCTGATCTCCCGGGTCGCGGACGGCATCTACATCGTCGGTGACAAATCCTGGTCGATCGACATGCAGCGCTACAACTTCCAATTCACCGGGCAGCGGTTTTATCGGATCCGCGATGGCCGGCTGGACGGACAGCTGCGCGACGTCGCGTATCAGGCCACCACCACCGATTTCTGGAATTCGATGGAAGCCGTTGGCGGGCGCCAGACCTGGCGTCTGGGTGGGGCCTTCAATTGCGGCAAGGCCCAGCCCGGCCAGGTGGCCGCTGTCAGCCACGGCTGCCCGTCAGCCTTGTTCCGCGGGGTGAACGTGCTCAACACGCGCGAGGAGGCCGGTCGATGA
- a CDS encoding carbohydrate ABC transporter permease — MRSTLLGYALLAPSLFGVVCFLLLPMLVVVWLSLHRWDLLGPIRYVGLDNWRSVLTDAGFGNSLLVTLAFIAIVVPVQILLGLFAAALLSRELPGSGVFRTVYVVPWVCSPLAVAVLWHWILAPTDGAVGTLLGRRVEWLTDPGLALPVVSAVTVWMNVGYVTLFFLAGILAIPPQIHAAARLDGATSWQRFWHITLPMLRPTLFFVSVTGVVSAAQVFDTVYALTGGGPAGRTDLVAHRIYAEAFGAAAIGRAAVMALVLFVILVGATIVQHLYFRRRISYDLT; from the coding sequence ATGCGTTCGACCCTGCTGGGGTACGCGCTGCTCGCGCCGAGCCTGTTCGGGGTCGTCTGCTTCCTGTTGTTGCCCATGCTGGTGGTGGTGTGGCTGAGTCTGCACCGCTGGGACCTGCTGGGCCCCATCCGCTATGTGGGACTGGACAATTGGCGTTCGGTGCTCACTGACGCCGGCTTCGGCAACTCCCTGCTGGTGACGCTGGCGTTCATCGCGATCGTGGTTCCGGTGCAGATCCTGCTGGGTTTGTTCGCCGCGGCATTGTTGTCCCGCGAACTGCCGGGCAGCGGCGTGTTCCGCACCGTGTACGTGGTTCCGTGGGTGTGCTCGCCGTTGGCGGTCGCGGTGCTGTGGCATTGGATCCTGGCGCCGACCGACGGCGCGGTGGGCACGCTGTTGGGGCGCCGCGTGGAGTGGCTGACCGATCCCGGGCTGGCGTTGCCGGTGGTCTCCGCGGTGACGGTGTGGATGAACGTCGGCTACGTGACGCTGTTTTTCTTGGCCGGGATCCTGGCAATCCCGCCGCAGATCCACGCCGCCGCCCGCCTCGACGGCGCGACGAGCTGGCAGCGGTTCTGGCACATCACGCTGCCGATGCTGCGGCCGACCCTGTTCTTCGTCTCGGTGACCGGCGTCGTCAGCGCGGCGCAGGTGTTCGACACCGTCTACGCACTGACCGGTGGCGGGCCCGCCGGGCGTACCGATCTGGTGGCCCACCGGATTTATGCCGAGGCGTTCGGGGCCGCCGCGATCGGGCGGGCAGCGGTGATGGCGCTGGTGCTGTTCGTCATCCTGGTCGGCGCGACGATCGTCCAGCATCTCTACTTTCGCCGGCGGATCAGCTATGACCTCACGTAA
- a CDS encoding carbohydrate ABC transporter permease, translating into MTSRNVLIYLGLLAGAVITLAPFGLGLLTSFTSAQQFATGTPLSLPSPPTLANYGALGDAGFGRALAVTALMTAIITLAQLTFSVLAAYAFARLEFTGRDVMFWVYIATLMVPGTVTVVPLYLMMAELGLRNTFWALVLPFVFGSPYAIFLLREYFRGIPADLVNAARLDGANTLDVLVHVVLPASKPILVTLTLITVVSQWNSFMWPLVITSGGTWRVLTVATAGLQTQYNAQWTLVMAATTVAIVPLIALFLVFQRQIVRSIVVTGLK; encoded by the coding sequence ATGACCTCACGTAACGTGCTGATCTACCTGGGTCTGCTGGCCGGTGCAGTGATCACCCTGGCCCCGTTCGGGCTGGGTCTGTTGACGTCGTTCACCTCGGCACAGCAGTTCGCCACCGGCACACCGCTGTCGCTGCCGAGCCCGCCGACGCTCGCCAACTACGGTGCGCTCGGCGATGCCGGATTCGGCCGCGCGTTGGCCGTGACCGCGCTGATGACGGCGATCATCACCCTGGCGCAGTTGACGTTCTCGGTGCTGGCCGCCTACGCGTTCGCCCGCCTGGAGTTCACCGGCCGCGACGTGATGTTCTGGGTCTACATCGCAACGTTGATGGTCCCCGGGACGGTGACCGTGGTGCCGCTGTATCTGATGATGGCCGAGCTGGGCCTGCGGAACACGTTCTGGGCGTTGGTGTTGCCGTTCGTCTTCGGCTCTCCCTACGCGATCTTCCTGTTGCGCGAGTACTTTCGCGGCATCCCTGCCGACCTGGTCAACGCCGCCCGCCTGGACGGGGCCAACACCCTTGATGTGCTGGTGCACGTGGTGTTGCCCGCCAGCAAGCCGATCCTGGTGACGTTGACGCTGATCACCGTTGTCAGTCAATGGAATTCGTTCATGTGGCCGCTGGTCATCACCAGCGGCGGCACCTGGCGGGTGCTGACCGTCGCGACCGCGGGGTTGCAGACCCAGTACAACGCGCAGTGGACGCTGGTGATGGCGGCGACGACGGTGGCGATCGTCCCGCTGATCGCGTTGTTCCTGGTGTTCCAGCGTCAGATCGTGCGCTCGATCGTCGTCACCGGGCTGAAATGA
- a CDS encoding ABC transporter substrate-binding protein yields the protein MSWPPRFSTRMLAGLIAVAVLLVSAALVLGRSDEPSDKTVITVRVWDPQVAAAYAESFAEFSRTHPDIEVRTDVVPYASYFTTLRTDVAGGGADDIFWLNNANFAEYADNKRLMSVAPSPDWDPSVIAQFTRGGALWGVPQLTDAGIALYYNADLLAADGVDTAALNSLRWDPDPSIDTLRPLLARLTHGRQWAYNAANDLQAIYLNYIGSAGGVFSSRDRFAFDNPQAAMAFRYVIGLINTDRVSPPASDTNDNGDFSRNQFLAGRMALFQSGTYNLAQIAEQATFRWGVAMLPAGPAGRVSVTNGIVAAGNPASRHPEAAREVLAWLGSERGNSYVGRQGAAIPAVLPAQQQYFDYWSAKGVDVTPFFRVLDGPRIAAPGGPGFAAGYQAIKPYFDEMFLGRTPVAVALRTAQQAANTAAAR from the coding sequence ATGAGCTGGCCGCCACGGTTCTCCACCCGCATGCTGGCCGGGCTGATCGCCGTCGCTGTACTGCTGGTCTCCGCGGCCCTGGTGCTGGGCCGATCAGACGAACCGTCGGACAAGACAGTGATCACCGTGCGGGTGTGGGATCCGCAGGTGGCGGCCGCCTACGCCGAGTCCTTCGCCGAATTCAGCCGCACGCATCCGGACATCGAGGTGCGCACCGACGTCGTCCCCTACGCCAGCTATTTCACCACTTTGCGCACCGACGTCGCCGGCGGCGGAGCCGACGACATCTTCTGGCTCAACAACGCCAACTTCGCCGAATACGCCGACAACAAGCGGCTGATGTCGGTGGCACCGAGCCCGGACTGGGACCCGTCGGTCATCGCACAGTTCACCCGGGGCGGCGCGCTGTGGGGCGTGCCGCAACTGACCGACGCCGGAATCGCGCTGTACTACAACGCCGACCTTCTGGCCGCCGACGGCGTAGACACCGCCGCACTGAATTCGCTGCGCTGGGATCCCGACCCGAGTATCGACACCCTGCGCCCCCTGCTGGCGCGCCTGACCCACGGCAGGCAATGGGCGTACAACGCCGCCAACGATTTACAGGCCATCTACCTCAACTACATCGGCTCGGCGGGTGGGGTGTTCTCCTCTCGCGACCGATTCGCCTTCGACAACCCGCAGGCCGCCATGGCGTTCCGCTATGTCATCGGGTTGATCAACACCGACCGGGTCTCCCCGCCCGCGTCGGACACCAACGACAACGGCGACTTCTCCCGCAACCAGTTCCTGGCCGGGCGGATGGCGCTGTTCCAGTCGGGCACCTACAACCTGGCCCAGATCGCCGAGCAGGCGACGTTCCGCTGGGGCGTGGCGATGCTCCCGGCCGGCCCGGCTGGGAGGGTCAGCGTGACCAACGGCATTGTCGCCGCGGGCAATCCCGCCAGCCGCCACCCCGAAGCGGCGCGCGAGGTGCTGGCCTGGCTGGGTAGCGAACGTGGCAACTCCTACGTCGGCCGCCAGGGCGCCGCCATCCCGGCGGTGCTGCCGGCCCAGCAGCAGTACTTCGACTACTGGTCGGCCAAGGGCGTCGACGTGACGCCGTTCTTCCGGGTGCTCGACGGCCCGCGCATCGCCGCACCGGGCGGACCGGGCTTCGCCGCCGGATATCAGGCGATCAAGCCTTACTTCGATGAAATGTTCCTGGGCAGAACACCTGTCGCTGTGGCGTTGCGGACCGCTCAGCAGGCGGCGAACACCGCGGCCGCGCGCTAG
- a CDS encoding energy-coupling factor transporter transmembrane component T family protein produces the protein MTTARQPRPVVLLRPVPGTSPIHELWAGTKLVVVLGFSALLAFYPDWVPIALVAILIGTAIRMARIPRGVLPSVPKWLWLLLLLGAVTAALGGGAPVLHLASHAFELGGLLKFVRITVVAIVLLALGMMVSWTTNVADIAPAVARLGRPLKFFRIPVDDWAVALALSLRAFPMLLDEFRLLYAARRLRPRPVLTSRRARRRRWAIEMVDLMSAGVTVALRRADEMGDAITARGGTGTISAAPSGPKRADWVVLAICGLVCVVSVGLQMTVLAGI, from the coding sequence GTGACGACCGCCCGCCAGCCCCGCCCGGTGGTGCTGCTGCGTCCGGTGCCGGGCACGTCACCGATCCACGAGCTGTGGGCCGGCACCAAACTGGTTGTGGTCCTCGGTTTCTCGGCCCTGTTGGCGTTCTATCCGGATTGGGTGCCGATCGCGCTGGTCGCGATCCTCATCGGCACCGCGATCCGCATGGCCCGCATCCCGCGCGGTGTGCTGCCGTCGGTACCCAAGTGGCTGTGGCTATTGCTGCTCCTCGGCGCGGTGACCGCGGCGCTCGGCGGTGGAGCGCCGGTGCTGCATCTGGCGTCCCACGCCTTCGAACTCGGTGGACTGCTGAAGTTCGTGCGCATCACCGTGGTGGCGATCGTGCTGCTGGCGTTGGGGATGATGGTGTCGTGGACGACGAACGTCGCCGACATCGCGCCCGCGGTGGCGCGCCTCGGCAGGCCGCTGAAGTTCTTCCGCATCCCGGTTGACGACTGGGCGGTGGCACTGGCTTTGTCGCTGCGGGCATTTCCCATGCTGCTCGACGAGTTCCGGTTGCTCTACGCCGCGCGACGGCTGCGGCCGCGTCCGGTGCTGACCAGTCGCCGGGCCCGGCGCCGGCGGTGGGCCATCGAGATGGTGGACCTGATGTCGGCGGGCGTCACGGTGGCGCTGCGGCGTGCTGACGAGATGGGTGATGCGATCACCGCACGCGGCGGAACCGGCACGATCTCCGCGGCGCCGTCGGGTCCCAAGCGCGCCGACTGGGTGGTCTTGGCGATCTGCGGGCTGGTGTGCGTGGTGTCGGTCGGTCTGCAGATGACGGTGCTGGCGGGGATCTAG